One Streptomyces sp. R28 DNA window includes the following coding sequences:
- a CDS encoding dihydrofolate reductase family protein, with amino-acid sequence MRKIIVCTFLSLDGVMQAPGGPDEDAESGFEHGGWQKPVSDDEVGAAIAGWYEPSDAMLLGRKTYDIFAAYWPTADPGNPFTERMNSMRKYVASRTLTSLEWENSTLLEGDVADAVRELKASDGGDINVVGSGDLAQTLMRHDLVDEYRLTIHPVIIGTGKRLFADGAVPTALEPVSVSTTKSGTVVGVYRPTGKPSYDSY; translated from the coding sequence ATGCGTAAGATCATCGTTTGCACGTTCCTGTCGCTGGACGGCGTCATGCAGGCACCGGGCGGTCCGGACGAGGACGCCGAGAGCGGCTTCGAGCACGGCGGCTGGCAGAAGCCGGTGTCCGACGACGAGGTCGGCGCGGCCATCGCCGGCTGGTACGAGCCCTCTGACGCAATGCTGCTCGGCCGCAAGACGTACGACATCTTCGCGGCGTACTGGCCGACCGCCGATCCCGGCAACCCGTTCACCGAGCGGATGAACAGCATGCGCAAGTACGTGGCGTCCCGGACCCTGACGTCCCTGGAGTGGGAGAACTCCACGCTGCTGGAGGGCGACGTCGCCGACGCCGTGCGCGAGCTGAAGGCGTCCGACGGCGGTGACATCAACGTCGTCGGCAGCGGCGACCTCGCCCAGACGCTCATGCGACACGACTTGGTCGACGAGTACCGGCTGACCATCCATCCGGTGATCATCGGCACCGGCAAGCGGCTGTTCGCCGACGGAGCGGTCCCCACCGCTTTGGAACCGGTCAGTGTCTCGACGACGAAGAGCGGCACCGTCGTCGGCGTCTACCGGCCGACCGGCAAGCCCAGCTACGACAGCTACTAG
- a CDS encoding alpha/beta fold hydrolase yields MTGHAAGHVIPYEVQGSGPERVLALHHWLSDRSSFGQLRQRLDGGAFSYAFVDCRGYGEAVETPGTYTMEEIAADALAVADDLGWDTFSVIGHSMGGKAAQQMLLDAPSRIRSIVGISPVPASGFPLEGEMWELFAGAVEESGNRRTIFDALTGSRHDDAWLDARVNGSERSSQAALRSYLESWTRGPDIHELVKGNPTPVLVVAGANDPGMGPDTMRSTWLQWYPNAELEVFDDAGHFAPDESPEALATVVERFLGR; encoded by the coding sequence GTGACAGGTCACGCAGCAGGACACGTAATTCCGTACGAGGTACAGGGCAGCGGTCCGGAGCGGGTCCTCGCACTTCACCATTGGCTCAGTGACAGGTCGAGTTTCGGCCAGCTGCGGCAGCGTCTGGATGGTGGCGCGTTCAGTTACGCGTTCGTGGACTGCCGTGGGTATGGCGAGGCGGTGGAGACCCCTGGCACGTACACGATGGAGGAGATCGCGGCGGACGCCCTCGCCGTGGCCGACGACCTCGGCTGGGACACCTTCTCGGTCATCGGTCACTCCATGGGCGGCAAGGCGGCCCAGCAGATGTTGCTGGACGCCCCCTCGCGGATCCGCTCGATCGTCGGCATCTCACCGGTGCCCGCCTCCGGCTTCCCGCTCGAAGGGGAGATGTGGGAGCTGTTCGCCGGGGCCGTGGAGGAGTCCGGCAACCGCAGGACGATCTTCGACGCCCTCACCGGCAGTCGGCACGACGACGCGTGGCTGGACGCCAGAGTGAACGGCTCGGAACGCTCCTCGCAGGCGGCCCTGCGCTCGTACCTCGAATCCTGGACGCGCGGCCCCGACATTCACGAGCTGGTCAAGGGAAACCCGACGCCAGTGCTCGTGGTGGCTGGTGCGAACGACCCCGGGATGGGCCCCGACACCATGCGGTCCACCTGGCTGCAGTGGTATCCGAACGCTGAGCTCGAGGTCTTCGACGACGCCGGTCACTTCGCCCCGGACGAAAGTCCGGAGGCCCTGGCGACGGTGGTCGAAAGATTCCTCGGCCGCTAG
- a CDS encoding PP2C family protein-serine/threonine phosphatase, giving the protein MEVASRAMGEDSVDRAEGFGERLLGVLLDRARLLPPQLIAPLIAGEVARIGGRDVSILLQDYAQELLVPLQGDKLHVGQPEPVTDSPAGRSFLRAEVVEVAQARGGVRMYLPLLDGSDQVGVLALTVDAVGDDDRRLLGRLASLVADMLVTKNAYTDQFFLARRREPMSVSAEIQWSLLPPLTMTVPQVQVAGILEPAYRAAGDSFDYALNDNILHLAVIDAMGHDLDAASMATIAIGAYRHARRVFVSLAEKYTFMDLAISRQFGDDHFVTAQLMHLNIATGELELVNAGHPAPLLIRDGQVVQQLESATTLPVGFGGEMPRIKEHTLQRGDRVLCYTDGIIEERVDGGQPFGEERLIHCVNRLGQEPSDGMRADLRRLSHTLKEERAGRTSDDATLFMIEWHGGAADHLAVFD; this is encoded by the coding sequence ATGGAGGTGGCGAGCCGGGCCATGGGCGAGGACAGCGTGGACCGGGCGGAGGGTTTCGGCGAGCGGCTTCTCGGCGTGCTGCTGGACAGGGCGCGGCTGTTGCCGCCGCAGCTGATCGCCCCGCTGATCGCGGGGGAGGTGGCCAGGATCGGCGGCCGTGACGTCTCCATCCTGCTCCAGGACTACGCCCAAGAGCTGCTGGTGCCGCTTCAGGGCGACAAGCTGCACGTGGGCCAGCCCGAGCCGGTGACCGACTCGCCTGCCGGACGCTCCTTCCTGCGGGCGGAGGTCGTCGAAGTGGCGCAGGCCCGCGGCGGCGTCCGGATGTACCTGCCGCTGCTGGACGGCAGCGACCAGGTGGGGGTGTTGGCCCTGACCGTGGACGCCGTCGGTGACGACGACCGGCGTCTGTTGGGCAGGCTCGCCAGCCTGGTCGCGGACATGCTGGTCACGAAGAACGCCTACACCGACCAGTTCTTCCTGGCCCGGCGCCGGGAGCCGATGAGCGTGTCCGCGGAGATCCAGTGGAGCCTGCTGCCACCGCTGACGATGACCGTGCCCCAGGTTCAGGTGGCAGGCATTCTGGAGCCCGCCTACCGCGCAGCCGGCGACAGCTTCGACTACGCCCTCAACGACAACATCCTGCATCTGGCCGTGATCGACGCGATGGGCCATGATCTGGACGCCGCCTCGATGGCGACCATCGCCATCGGTGCCTACCGCCATGCCAGGCGCGTGTTCGTCAGCCTGGCCGAAAAGTACACGTTCATGGACCTTGCCATCTCCCGGCAGTTCGGCGACGACCACTTCGTCACCGCGCAGCTGATGCACCTGAACATCGCCACCGGAGAGCTGGAGTTGGTCAACGCGGGCCACCCCGCGCCGCTGCTGATCCGCGACGGCCAGGTCGTGCAGCAGCTGGAGAGCGCGACGACGCTGCCCGTCGGCTTCGGAGGCGAGATGCCCCGCATCAAAGAGCACACACTCCAGCGGGGCGACCGGGTGCTCTGTTACACCGACGGCATCATCGAGGAACGCGTCGACGGCGGGCAGCCCTTCGGCGAGGAACGTCTCATCCACTGCGTCAACCGCCTGGGCCAGGAACCGTCGGACGGCATGCGGGCGGACCTGCGTCGGCTCTCCCACACGCTGAAGGAAGAACGCGCCGGGCGTACCAGCGACGACGCCACCCTCTTCATGATTGAGTGGCACGGAGGCGCCGCCGACCACCTCGCGGTCTTTGACTGA
- a CDS encoding alpha/beta hydrolase: MLSPGVRPLTIDADGITLSGLVSEPAQDPRAVIVALHGCGMNAGYFDGQAHPDVSLLVLGARLGYTVLALDRPGYGTSADRLPAGQKLSLQATTVRAAIAAFTAAHTPGVGTLLLGHSFGAKVAFAVAADWQGPAPLGVEVSGCGRRPAVHAGQLSPDRGEGLRQRNWGPLSLYPPDTFRMCQTVVATMPAQEVSAVAGWMRLSAWVLPRVRVPVRLTFAQHEAWWSRDDEDLADLVGRLSAAPRVVVDHLPHAGHNISLGWAARAYHLKALAFAEECLAARTQQARRGG, translated from the coding sequence ATGCTCTCTCCCGGGGTACGCCCGCTCACCATCGATGCGGATGGCATCACACTCTCGGGCTTAGTGAGCGAGCCGGCACAGGATCCGCGCGCTGTGATCGTGGCCTTGCACGGCTGCGGCATGAATGCCGGGTATTTCGACGGCCAGGCACACCCCGATGTGTCCCTGCTGGTTTTGGGAGCGCGCCTGGGCTACACGGTGCTGGCCCTGGACCGCCCGGGTTACGGAACGTCCGCCGACCGGCTTCCCGCCGGGCAGAAACTCAGCCTGCAGGCCACCACCGTGCGCGCGGCGATAGCCGCCTTCACAGCTGCCCACACTCCGGGCGTCGGCACACTGCTGCTGGGCCACTCCTTCGGCGCCAAGGTCGCCTTCGCTGTGGCCGCCGACTGGCAGGGGCCGGCCCCGCTGGGTGTGGAAGTCTCCGGGTGCGGCCGCCGACCGGCCGTGCACGCCGGTCAGCTCAGCCCCGACCGCGGCGAGGGGCTGCGGCAGCGGAACTGGGGCCCGCTGAGCTTGTATCCGCCCGACACGTTCCGGATGTGCCAGACGGTCGTGGCGACCATGCCGGCTCAGGAGGTCAGCGCAGTGGCCGGCTGGATGCGGCTGTCGGCCTGGGTCCTGCCACGAGTCCGCGTCCCCGTCCGACTCACCTTCGCGCAGCATGAGGCTTGGTGGAGCCGGGACGACGAGGACCTCGCCGATCTGGTCGGACGGCTGTCCGCGGCCCCACGGGTCGTCGTCGATCATCTCCCGCATGCCGGCCACAACATCAGCCTCGGCTGGGCAGCCCGCGCGTACCACCTCAAAGCATTGGCGTTCGCGGAGGAGTGCCTTGCCGCTCGGACTCAGCAGGCCCGGCGAGGCGGCTGA
- a CDS encoding ABC transporter permease subunit, protein MASPSSASITARSVAIRPGHVRSSEAAAAWERWSTRRSAKWYRHDPPTTVPRHDRSPPSHQPLTYTLGRLQRVDQDVLDDARGMGMNRFHRLWQIELPMAWPVILAGLRVSAQLTVGIVTIAAFEVNMGLGYYGYTSLDNLGSVNTGTRRWCACSSSPS, encoded by the coding sequence ATGGCCTCGCCCTCGTCGGCGAGCATCACCGCCAGATCGGTGGCGATCCGTCCCGGTCATGTCCGATCGAGCGAGGCCGCCGCGGCTTGGGAGCGGTGGAGTACACGGCGGTCAGCCAAGTGGTATCGGCACGATCCGCCGACCACAGTGCCCCGGCACGACCGATCACCCCCGAGTCATCAGCCACTGACATACACCCTTGGACGCCTGCAGAGAGTCGATCAGGACGTGCTCGACGACGCCCGAGGAATGGGAATGAACCGATTCCACAGGCTCTGGCAGATCGAGTTGCCAATGGCCTGGCCAGTCATACTCGCCGGCCTGCGGGTCTCGGCGCAGCTGACCGTCGGCATCGTCACCATTGCCGCCTTCGAGGTCAACATGGGGCTCGGTTACTACGGTTACACCTCGCTCGACAACCTCGGCTCGGTGAACACGGGAACGAGGCGCTGGTGTGCGTGCTCTTCCTCGCCCTCATAG
- a CDS encoding response regulator: MTIRVLLADDQALLRATFRILIDSTDDLTVIAEAADGREAVELTEAHRPDVVVMDIRMPHLDGVAATAEICSRPELTDTHILVLTTFENDENVAKAVRAGASGFLGKGVSPDVLLSGIRTVAAGEALLSPTATRTLISRFLATPDTDDLLVLPDAVKTLTDREREVVTLAARGRSNAQIADRLVLSPLTVRSHIQRAMTKLDARDRAQLVVIAYQSGLVKPQPPAPGPAGAL; the protein is encoded by the coding sequence ATGACCATCCGCGTCCTGCTCGCCGACGACCAGGCCCTGCTCCGGGCCACCTTCCGCATCCTCATCGACTCGACCGACGACCTGACGGTGATCGCGGAGGCCGCCGACGGGAGGGAAGCCGTCGAGCTGACCGAGGCGCACCGGCCCGACGTGGTAGTCATGGACATCCGGATGCCGCACCTCGACGGAGTGGCGGCCACCGCCGAGATCTGCTCCCGGCCCGAGCTGACGGACACCCACATCCTCGTCCTCACCACCTTCGAGAACGACGAGAACGTTGCCAAGGCCGTGCGCGCCGGCGCGAGCGGATTCCTCGGCAAGGGCGTCAGCCCCGACGTTCTGCTGTCGGGCATCCGCACCGTCGCGGCCGGCGAAGCCCTCCTGTCACCCACCGCCACTCGGACCCTCATCAGCCGCTTTCTGGCCACCCCGGACACCGACGACCTCCTCGTCCTCCCCGACGCCGTCAAGACCCTCACCGACCGTGAACGGGAGGTCGTGACCCTGGCCGCGCGCGGCAGGTCCAACGCACAGATCGCCGACCGGCTCGTCCTGAGCCCGCTCACCGTACGCAGCCACATCCAACGGGCCATGACCAAGCTGGATGCCCGCGACCGCGCCCAACTCGTGGTCATCGCCTACCAGAGCGGACTGGTGAAGCCACAGCCGCCGGCGCCGGGTCCGGCAGGCGCCCTCTGA
- the dctA gene encoding C4-dicarboxylate transporter DctA has product MSRNDAAPGTVTAPPARIRRMLSHLYIQCLIAVFLGAAVGWLWPSVGADLKPLGDGFIALVKMLIAPIIFCTVVHGIASMGNARAVGRVSLKALVYFEVLTTVAMVLGLVVVNVVKPGSGLHVDLSTLTTKGLPPEATTTHEGFAEFVLAIVPATLVSALTGNEILPVLLVSVLFGFGLHASGEAGLGIARGIEKFSTVLFTLIRWIMRLAPIGAFGSMAFTIGNYGLGTLRHLALLVGSFWLTALFFVLVVLGTVMRLNGLRLMPFLRYIKEELLIVLGTSSTEPVLPRMMAKLQHAGASKPVVGITLPAGYSFNLDGTAIYLTMGSVFLAQALGIDLSLTQQLAMLAVMLLTSKGAAGVTGSGFIALAATLSAVPHVPVAALALIFGIDRFMSEARALTSLVGNGVATLAVARWEGELDEDRAKAVLRGEIPYAPTPAPSAVTAEPEPKETPAPEAMPEPTRDPVATAS; this is encoded by the coding sequence ATGAGCCGCAACGACGCCGCCCCGGGTACCGTCACCGCACCACCGGCCCGCATCCGCCGGATGCTGTCCCACCTGTACATCCAGTGCCTGATCGCCGTCTTCCTCGGCGCCGCCGTGGGCTGGCTGTGGCCCTCCGTCGGCGCTGACCTCAAGCCGCTCGGCGACGGCTTCATCGCGCTGGTGAAGATGCTCATCGCGCCGATCATCTTCTGCACGGTCGTCCACGGCATCGCCTCCATGGGCAACGCCCGTGCGGTCGGCCGCGTGAGCCTGAAGGCCCTGGTCTACTTCGAGGTGCTGACCACCGTGGCCATGGTGCTCGGCCTGGTCGTCGTCAACGTCGTCAAGCCGGGCAGCGGTCTGCACGTCGACCTCTCGACCCTGACCACCAAGGGCCTGCCGCCGGAGGCGACCACGACCCACGAGGGCTTCGCCGAGTTCGTCCTCGCCATCGTCCCGGCCACCCTGGTCAGCGCCCTGACCGGCAACGAGATCCTGCCGGTGCTGCTGGTGTCCGTGCTGTTCGGCTTCGGCCTGCACGCCAGTGGGGAGGCCGGCCTGGGGATCGCCCGGGGCATCGAGAAGTTCTCCACGGTCCTGTTCACGCTCATCCGCTGGATCATGCGGCTCGCCCCCATCGGCGCGTTCGGCTCGATGGCCTTCACCATCGGCAACTACGGCCTGGGCACCCTGCGCCATCTGGCCCTGCTGGTCGGCTCGTTCTGGCTGACCGCCCTCTTCTTCGTCCTGGTCGTCCTCGGGACCGTGATGCGCCTCAACGGACTGCGGCTGATGCCCTTCCTGCGCTACATCAAGGAAGAACTGCTGATCGTCCTGGGCACCTCCTCCACCGAGCCCGTCCTGCCGCGCATGATGGCCAAGCTCCAGCACGCGGGAGCCTCGAAACCCGTCGTCGGCATCACGCTGCCCGCCGGGTACTCCTTCAACCTCGACGGCACCGCCATCTACCTGACCATGGGCTCGGTCTTCCTCGCCCAGGCCCTCGGCATCGACCTCAGCCTCACCCAGCAACTGGCCATGCTCGCCGTCATGCTGCTCACCTCCAAGGGCGCCGCAGGCGTCACCGGCTCCGGCTTCATCGCCCTGGCCGCCACCCTCAGCGCCGTCCCGCACGTCCCCGTCGCCGCCCTCGCGCTGATCTTCGGCATCGACCGGTTCATGTCCGAAGCCCGCGCCCTGACCAGCCTGGTCGGCAACGGCGTCGCCACCCTGGCCGTCGCCCGCTGGGAGGGAGAGCTCGACGAGGACCGCGCCAAGGCCGTCCTGCGCGGAGAGATCCCCTACGCCCCCACCCCCGCTCCCTCCGCGGTGACAGCCGAGCCCGAGCCGAAGGAGACGCCCGCACCTGAGGCGATGCCCGAACCAACCCGCGACCCGGTGGCCACCGCAAGCTGA
- a CDS encoding PrpF domain-containing protein translates to MLRVQGEMIRGGTSKCWIFDHRDVAATGVDVDALLLAAFNAADPRQIDGVGGASSTTSKAAVVQAWAEPGVDVEYAFAQVGIGEERVEWASNCGNCATAVALYAVHHQLVPIASDTTTVRLLNVNTGARLTGTIPTPAGVAPEEGTAVVPGTSAPGVPVLLGFQDPAGSTTGRALPTGRALDELTGPDGPVEASLVDAGAPAALFEAKAFGLDGTESLTAFATAVPALTLLRRQAALAMGLAREGDPVSHAVPKVGIVARPAPYRTTQGILVNQDEYDLAVRMVSMHAPHPAIGLTSAVALATAAATPGTLAHRVARQTADGTLRLGTPAGVITTQAVPAPDGASPTVLLHRAARRIARAELLVPVLEGRPA, encoded by the coding sequence GTGCTGCGTGTGCAGGGCGAGATGATCCGCGGAGGAACCAGCAAGTGCTGGATCTTCGACCACCGCGACGTGGCCGCCACGGGCGTGGACGTCGATGCCCTGCTGCTCGCCGCCTTCAACGCCGCCGACCCCCGTCAGATCGACGGCGTGGGCGGCGCCTCTTCCACCACCTCCAAGGCCGCCGTCGTACAGGCGTGGGCCGAACCCGGCGTGGATGTCGAGTACGCCTTCGCGCAGGTCGGTATCGGCGAGGAGCGCGTGGAGTGGGCCAGCAACTGCGGCAACTGCGCCACCGCCGTGGCCCTGTACGCCGTCCATCACCAGCTCGTGCCGATCGCGTCGGACACCACCACCGTCCGCCTGCTCAACGTCAACACCGGGGCCCGCCTCACCGGCACGATCCCCACCCCCGCGGGCGTGGCCCCGGAGGAGGGCACGGCCGTGGTGCCGGGCACCTCGGCGCCGGGCGTGCCGGTCCTGCTCGGGTTTCAGGACCCGGCGGGCTCGACGACCGGCCGCGCTCTGCCGACCGGCCGGGCACTGGACGAACTGACCGGCCCGGACGGCCCCGTCGAGGCATCCCTGGTGGACGCCGGCGCTCCGGCCGCACTCTTCGAGGCCAAGGCGTTCGGCCTCGACGGCACGGAATCCCTCACCGCGTTCGCCACCGCGGTGCCCGCGCTGACACTGCTGCGCCGCCAGGCAGCGCTGGCCATGGGCCTGGCCCGCGAGGGCGATCCGGTCAGCCACGCGGTGCCGAAGGTGGGCATCGTCGCCCGGCCCGCCCCCTATCGCACCACCCAGGGCATACTCGTCAACCAGGACGAGTACGACCTGGCCGTGCGCATGGTCTCCATGCACGCCCCGCACCCCGCGATCGGCCTCACCTCCGCCGTGGCCCTCGCCACGGCCGCCGCCACCCCTGGCACCCTCGCCCACCGCGTCGCCCGGCAGACCGCCGACGGCACGCTGCGCCTGGGCACCCCCGCCGGCGTGATCACCACCCAAGCCGTCCCCGCACCGGACGGCGCGTCCCCCACGGTGCTCCTGCACCGCGCCGCCCGGCGTATCGCCCGAGCCGAACTCCTCGTTCCCGTCCTGGAAGGACGCCCCGCATGA
- a CDS encoding LysR family transcriptional regulator: MLDVRRILLFTEVARRGSVTAPARALNYTPSAVSQQISRLETEAGQPLLERHARGVTVTDAGRALAERGARIERELRAAENELADFAGLRAGTLRIGTFPTVGASLLPQAVIAFRDAHPDVRLTVRSARIAGLWTMLENREIEMSLMWDYDWSRIDREDIVVTPLLDDPPALLVSDRHPLAGRDAASLADFAHDPWITRADHHPVAEALVRGCRAVGFEPHIVYEAHDYQEAQAMVAAGIGVALAPALALEGIRPGVNVLPLQTPAPVRRILLVRMADHSLTPAALTFATLLRDTAAARTT; this comes from the coding sequence ATGCTCGACGTCCGGCGCATCCTGCTGTTCACCGAGGTCGCCCGGCGCGGCTCGGTGACGGCGCCCGCCCGCGCCCTCAACTACACCCCGTCAGCGGTGTCGCAGCAGATCAGCCGCCTGGAAACGGAGGCAGGACAGCCCCTGCTGGAGCGCCACGCCCGGGGTGTCACCGTTACCGACGCCGGACGGGCGCTGGCCGAACGAGGGGCACGGATCGAACGCGAACTCCGGGCAGCGGAAAACGAACTCGCCGACTTCGCCGGCCTGCGCGCGGGCACGCTGCGTATCGGCACGTTCCCCACCGTCGGCGCCTCGCTCCTCCCGCAGGCCGTGATCGCCTTCCGGGACGCCCACCCCGACGTACGGCTGACCGTCCGCAGCGCCCGCATCGCCGGACTCTGGACCATGCTGGAGAACCGGGAGATCGAGATGTCGCTGATGTGGGACTACGACTGGAGCCGCATCGACCGGGAGGACATCGTCGTCACCCCCCTCCTCGATGACCCACCAGCCCTGCTCGTCAGCGACCGCCATCCACTCGCCGGCCGCGACGCCGCCTCACTCGCCGACTTCGCACACGACCCCTGGATCACCCGCGCCGACCATCACCCGGTGGCCGAAGCCCTTGTCCGCGGCTGCCGCGCCGTCGGCTTCGAGCCCCACATCGTCTACGAGGCCCACGACTACCAGGAAGCCCAGGCCATGGTCGCCGCCGGCATCGGCGTCGCCCTTGCTCCCGCCCTGGCCCTGGAGGGCATCCGACCCGGCGTCAACGTCCTGCCCCTCCAGACGCCGGCCCCCGTCCGCCGCATCCTCCTGGTTCGCATGGCCGATCACTCACTCACCCCCGCCGCCCTGACCTTCGCCACACTCCTCCGCGACACCGCCGCGGCACGAACAACCTGA
- a CDS encoding TIM-barrel domain-containing protein, with protein MKRADTDTTRWTADAGGRVDYWVTAGDTPAQTLHAHTRATGRPPLLPEWASGFRQLKLCYRTQDELLVVAREYRERGLPPAVVVCDFFRWPKMGDWRCEESEWPDPAAMVKELTGLGVKLAVSAWPTVEPGSDTYDELRTSGHLVRDANGGLLTFAWPSREAS; from the coding sequence ATGAAGCGCGCGGATACCGACACCACCCGGTGGACCGCCGACGCCGGCGGGCGCGTCGACTACTGGGTCACCGCCGGCGACACCCCGGCCCAGACCCTCCACGCCCACACCCGGGCCACCGGACGCCCGCCCCTCCTCCCCGAGTGGGCGTCCGGTTTCAGGCAGTTGAAGCTGTGCTATCGCACCCAGGACGAACTCCTCGTGGTGGCACGGGAGTACAGGGAGCGCGGACTGCCGCCGGCCGTCGTCGTCTGCGACTTCTTCCGCTGGCCGAAGATGGGTGACTGGCGCTGCGAGGAGAGCGAGTGGCCCGACCCCGCCGCCATGGTCAAGGAGTTGACCGGCCTAGGGGTGAAGCTCGCCGTCTCGGCGTGGCCGACCGTCGAACCCGGCAGTGACACCTACGACGAGCTGCGCACGTCCGGGCACCTGGTCCGGGACGCGAACGGCGGTCTGCTCACCTTCGCGTGGCCGTCCCGGGAGGCCAGTTGA